In Amphiura filiformis chromosome 1, Afil_fr2py, whole genome shotgun sequence, the following are encoded in one genomic region:
- the LOC140166653 gene encoding dopamine receptor 1-like — protein MRLEVTPQQVVPNGTAINWYLHVSTDLENTTEFPFNSSVTSYENFNVTDDILIGTKLTTVERVIIGTVLGLCILFSIAGNVLVCAAVATEEKLRKTGNSFIVSLAAADLGVSIIVMTFSVANEILGYWIFAPEFCSVWISFDVLFSTASILNLCAISCDRYLHIKKPFSYYRWITNKRAIAVIIIVWVLSALISFLPIQLKLHEGFGSAEEAEEETPEPTYIGANNVYVCTMELNPVYAVMSSLVSFFIPCFVMLAIYSQIFLAVRERVKNARKGRLGNSENGEFSCHGNQQATDHKAAVTLGIIMGVFLFCWAPFFTLNVVSPLCKRCIVPPAVYSTLTWLGYFNSVLNPIIYSIFNRDFRVAFQRLLGYHVITRCCRRDSSKLLNNYSTVASTTTPTTATTPTSMAKSNSDSSVGYMNGRRINRPSDTTLEFIIDRVTTC, from the coding sequence ATGCGTTTAGAAGTTACGCCACAACAAGTTGTGCCAAATGGCACAGCGATTAACTGGTATCTTCATGTATCAACTGATTTGGAAAATACAACGGAGTTTCCTTTCAATAGCAGTGTTACAAGTTATGAGAATTTTAACGTCACTGATGATATTCTTATTGGAACCAAACTTACCACAGTAGAAAGGGTTATTATAGGAACAGTTTTAGGACTTTGCATACTCTTTTCCATTGCTGGAAATGTTCTTGTTTGTGCTGCTGTTGCTACAGAAGAGAAACTTCGTAAAACTGGAAACTCATTTATTGTGTCTTTAGCTGCTGCCGATCTGGGTGTCTCAATCATAGTTATGACTTTTTCAGTCGCCAATGAAATACTTGGCTATTGGATTTTTGCTCCAGAATTTTGTAGCGTCTGGATCTCTTTTGATGTACTTTTTAGTACGGCTTCCATATTGAATCTGTGCGCGATTAGTTGTGACCGATATCTCCATATCAAAAAGCCATTTTCGTACTACCGGTGGATTACCAATAAACGAGCCATAGCTGTGATTATTATTGTCTGGGTCTTATCTgcattgatttcttttttaccAATTCAATTAAAACTCCATGAGGGTTTCGGTTCTGCCGAAGAAGCAGAAGAGGAAACTCCAGAACCAACTTATATTGGCGCTAACAATGTTTATGTATGTACAATGGAGCTGAATCCAGTTTATGCCGTTATGTCTTCTTTGGTAAGCTTTTTTATTCCATGTTTTGTGATGCTTGCTATCTACTCTCAAATATTTCTCGCTGTTCGAGAGCGAGTCAAAAATGCAAGGAAAGGCCGTTTAGGAAATTCTGAAAATGGAGAGTTTTCATGTCATGGTAATCAGCAAGCAACTGATCACAAAGCTGCTGTAACATTAGGAATTATAATGGGTGTATTTTTATTCTGCTGGGCTCCGTTTTTTACCCTGAATGTCGTGTCCCCTCTATGCAAAAGATGTATTGTGCCTCCTGCAGTTTACAGCACTCTGACTTGGCTCGGTTATTTCAACAGTGTGTTAAATCCCATTATATACAGTATCTTTAACAGAGACTTCAGAGTTGCATTCCAAAGATTACTCGGTTATCACGTCATTACCAGATGTTGTAGGAGAGATTCATCAAAGTTGTTAAACAATTACAGTACAGTAGCCTCAACAACTACCCCTACTACCGCCACTACACCTACTTCCATGGCAAAGAGTAACAGTGATTCAAGTGTAGGATATATGAATGGAAGAAGAATTAACAGACCTAGTGATACCACATTGGAATTTATAATTGATCGCGTCACTACTTGTTGA